The Mytilus galloprovincialis chromosome 7, xbMytGall1.hap1.1, whole genome shotgun sequence genome has a window encoding:
- the LOC143083160 gene encoding uncharacterized protein LOC143083160, translating to MESEWECSVCTLVNNASNRTCEVCLNTKPSSANTWSPYLQNTASSEWSCLVCTYNNKGQDQICGICSSSRDASATGPVNIPDYLNRDATKRPKLSGVIDTTELRIVIIGKTGTGKSATGNTILGRREFESKVCGASITNKCKLGMNTRFDRKIVVVDTPGLYDTGMTNEQVTKEIVKCIGMTAPGPHAILLTVNVGRFTKEEQDTVKHFVDHFGIGMYNYLMVVFTRADDLEDDNLDIREYVKHCPQSLQAILKLCDHRYIPFNNKLSGYSQEQQVKNLIGCVDEVVGKHGGFCYTNEMYEEAEKTLRRREDEVKRKLKEEERRKVETLHRHLQMEFDEKFALANEEKEKLADEIKKIETDKQIAESREAETRDQINALTNELKDCKQQEETRNKEQEERLERKLHEMERKQAEQLQMQTNKANEDRITQLQKQMEDNERRREQQIEDLRRENERKVRDVEESYRRQQEAAALRDNSRTGIEKEEDAFSQIWTGVKGAAKAVVETVKKCSIM from the exons AATGGAGCTGTCTTGTATGTACGTACAATAACAAAGGACAAGATCAGATATGCGGGATATGTAGCAGTTCACGTGACGCTAGTGCTACAGGACCAGTAAATATCCCTGATTATTTGAACAGAG ATGCAACTAAGAGACCAAAGTTAAGTGGTGTGATAGACACAACTGAATTGCGAATTGTAATAATTGGCAAAACGGGGACAGGTAAAAGCGCCACCGGAAATACAATCTTAGGCAGACGTGAATTTGAATCTAAAGTATGCGGAGCCTCTATTACAAACAAATGCAAGCTTGGAATGAACACCAGATTCGACCGCAAAATAGTGGTTGTGGATACTCCAGGACTATATGATACAGGGATGACAAATGAGCAAGTTACAAAGGAAATAGTAAAATGTATTGGGATGACTGCGCCGGGACCACATGCTATTCTACTAACGGTCAACGTTGGTCGATTTACAAAGGAAGAACAAGATACGGTTAAACATTTTGTTGATCATTTTGGAATTGGTATGTACAATTACCTCATGGTTGTTTTTACAAGAGCAGACGATCTTGAAGATGATAATTTAGACATAAGGGAATATGTTAAACATTGTCCCCAGTCACTTCAGGCAATTCTCAAACTTTGTGACCACCGCTATATCCCGTTTAACAATAAACTTTCTGGTTACAGTCAAGAGCAGCAAGTTAAAAATTTGATAGGCTGCGTGGATGAGGTTGTAGGCAAACATGGTGGTTTTTGCTACACAAATGAAATGTATGAGGAAGCAGAAAAAACACTGCGAAGACGTGAAGATGAAGTAAAGAGAAAATTGAAGGAAGAGGAACGACGAAAAGTGGAAACTCTTCATCGCCATCTTCAAATGGAATTTGATGAAAAGTTTGCATTGGCGAATGAGGAAAAAGAAAAGCTTGCCGATGAGATCAAGAAGATCGAAACTGACAAACAGATAGCAGAATCTCGGGAAGCAGAGACAAGAGACCAGATAAATGCGTTGACAAATGAGTTGAAAGATTGTAAGCAACAAGAAGAAACCCGAAATAAAGAACAAGAAGAAAGGCTAGAAAGAAAGCTACATGAAATGGAAAGGAAACAAGCCGAGCAACTACAAATGCAAACCAATAAAGCAAACGAAGACCGAATAACGCAACTGCAGAAACAAATGGAGGACAACGAGCGCAGACGAGAACAACAGATAGAGGATTTGAGAAGGGAAAACGAACGAAAAGTGCGGGATGTGGAAGAAAGCTATAGGAGACAACAGGAAGCAGCCGCTTTACGTGATAACTCTAGAACAGGGATCGAAAAGGAAGAAGATGCATTTTCCCAAATATGGACTGGAGTAAAAGGAGCTGCAAAAGCAGTTGTTGAAACTGTAAAGAAATGTTCTATTATGTAG